DNA sequence from the Peromyscus eremicus chromosome 7, PerEre_H2_v1, whole genome shotgun sequence genome:
TTTGGCTAAGCACCACATTGTGAAGAAATAACCAGGTACTCTTCTGGAAAGAAAGTATTATAGAACATCCTATATTCCTAATTGCATCCAATTCagcatctgtgtttccttgggcCCTCTTCAGAAGTGTCCCTCTTAGGACCCAAGCCCTCTTACTGAGACATCACATAACAGAATGAACATAAAGTTTATATCTATAGAAGACATCAGCCTTTGAACCTCCAGTCAGGCAATGTTTGGTGTAGGTGTGACCCAtaattacttgaaaaaaaaatagaggtgaTGTGGAGTTGAGAGAATAGGTGTGTTGTAGCCTGTAAGATGACTTAGAGAGTGGGTAAAGGGAACTtgcaccaagcctgacagcctagGACCTGAATGGTAGAGAGAATCAACTCTTACAAGGTGTTCTCTCATCTCCACCTGCTTCCACATTGTTGctcacactcacacgcacacgcacacacacagacacacatacacacactacattcAAGTAAGGAGATTTTAAGAGAgtgtttgtatgtacatacaGACGTGATTTCAGGCCTCGGGGATAGaacaaagaactaagagataagTTGAGCCAGCAAAGTGACATCAGCACACTATTCCTAGCCAGCAAAGAGGAAGTCATCATTGTGTCCTAGCTTGACTCAGTTTCTCTCCAGCCATTGGCCGCTTGGGACAAAGATTAAAAAACTTACAGAGATTGAGAGCAACCTGACTcgagcaaaaggaaagaaaagaggggctggagagatgactcagtagttaaaagcactggatgctctctcagaggaccagggttcaattcccagcacccaaatattggctcacaactacctgtaactccagtcccatggaaTCCAGTACCTTCTGAGGGCACTGCAGGTGAAGCCCagaaatacccatacacataatatagaaataaatacttttttaaaaggaaagaagactTTAGACCCCAGTGTATGTAGCGTTGGCTGTGCTGCTCAGGAAGAGAACTGTGCTGTACTTGTACCCAGGACATTTAAGGGTCAATTAATACATTTCTGGTTTTTAAAACATACTTAAGTTTCCTGGGTACAACATAGCCCTCCAGATGTTTTATAAGTGAGGAAATGGCCTGAGAGAGGTTATCCAACTTATTTTAGGTTGCTTGTTCAGTAGAATACTCACCTGTATCTGGCTTCAAACACCACCTGTTTGTCCTTTGACCCTGACAGCTTGGAGAGGGGTCTCCAGTCGCACATGCATAAAATactacaaagaagccaaaagacaGATGTAAAGAGGAATTGGCTCTGAAGGGCCACTCAGAAGGATGCTTggtccttttcctctcttctctctttcaaacAGCCAGGAACAAGTCACTCACAAAACACTAGCACCAGAGGTGAAGGAAGGTACAATTTAAGCTGATCACTGAGCTTGCACATCACCAGACCCCTAAAGCAGCAAACTTCCTAAAATAGAAACAGGAGTTGGCTCCCACGCATCCACATCATCCCATGACTCATGTGGTAGGCTCTTCCTTAGCTTGTGGAAATGAGACAATTGGAGTGCTAGTGGGCCAGGTTGCTGGAAATGAACGTGCATCTCCGAGTTCCCCTGGATGCGTTCGGAATCTCAATGTCCCGCAGGAATGGCTCACAGTCAGTTCCCTCTGACCCCCTTCAGTTTTCAACAGACGGCTCTTCAGCATATTGAGGAGAGAAGAGACAATTTCAAAAGCAACTTTAAGCATGGGGGACTATAGGACTATATGTCTATAGGTAGAGGCCACTCCTCAACTGCCGTAGACTCTGGTTCTCTCCCTGTGTTCCCTGTCTCCCCTGTCCATTCTACTCACCTGGGCCCAGGCCTGGGGACAAATCTGAGCTCCTTTGACACTgaccttttttgtcttttgaggaaAATACATGCCATCTTTCTGGGTTatagaaactaaaataaaaccaagTTGACATTGGAACATGAGCAGAGAACTTGGTTAGTTCAAGTAGCAGCAAAAGAGACTGAGAAGGGACTGTTGCCGACAGCATTCTTGTGGAGTTCAGCCGCTCTTGGCCCCTGCGTACCTGGGAAATCCCAGGTTAGCCATGGGGTCATTGAACCTGCCGGCCACACCCTTTCCTGTCCTGTCTTTGGCTGACTTCAGCCATATAAATGTCTTTCATCAATCTGACCTCACACATCCTTGTCCCTATGGACCCTCCACAGAGAAGTCAGGCTTGGTGAACACCCTCAATGATTCCATTTTTTGCTTTactttgttggggttttttgttgttgtcttgttttgttttcagacagggtccaGCCTGGACTGGACTCAAATTCATGACCCTCTGTATGCTGGGATTGCagccctgtgccaccacacccgctGTGCTTCTATTCCTGAAATCTCCTGTTCTTTCTGACCCCAGTTCCCATCCATCTAGCTCAGTCACTCTATTACCTTCTCTCCATCCATTCTGTAGACCATGCAATCACTCAGTTCGTTGAGACGGTagtgttttcttttactgattTGGTCTTAATCTGTCTTGGTCTGTCTCAGGAGAGAGAAGTGAAGCAGAGAAGGCGCCTTCTACTTTGTCAGTTATCAGAGCTTGAGACCAAGCCTGAAGCTCagtagggagggggaggaagggagaagggtcagCTGGCTTAGGGGCCTCCAGAGAAGCTGGCCAGAACAATTGAGAACAAAGGCTGGACGCTCTTCCGCTGAGGCCCAGAGCCTGGCCTTGGCCTTCCGTGCACAGCTCTAGGAAATGGCTGAGATTCCAGATTTGGAAGGAAGAGACTGGTAAACAGGAGCTGGGCTGAGAAGAGAGCAGTCTCTCTGGGTTTTAGGGAGGGGCCAATGTAGTCAGCTGGGTGCCGCAAAGCTTGTTTGCTTATGTAGACATAGGAGACAGGGGTCAGGCCAGGCAAGACTCTGAGAAGGCTTCATTCCAACCATCTTCCCAAAGCCTGAAACTCATCCCCACTGATGATGCTTCAAATAGCTTCAGTGATGGGATGTGCATTAAAATGAGCCAAAAAAAATGTCACTCATGTGTCAAGCACTGTCTGTGTTAAGTAGTTTTATGTCTCATCTGATTCCATTTTTACTCTGGATCTCAAGGTGGGCTCGATTATTAATATTCCCATTATACAGAGAAGGGAAACTCACTGTGAGGATGAAGGAGTCTGCCCAAGACCCCACAGACCCAATTTTCAAGTCTTTTAGGGAAAAAATGTGGACACAGTCCATGGGATTTTCACAGCTTGTTCCCAAGGTTCTGGGTCATTCCTCTGTTCTAGTCTCCTGAGGCTCAGTCTATCTGTTCCTAGGGAATGGACCAAGGATACATACTGCTCCCCTTCTTCTTTGATTTATTGGCCTGCAACCCCTTTGGACTCTATCTTCAGCTCCTCACTCCTGTGTCTGAGGCTCCACCTCTGGTCCCTATTTCCCTCTGTTAGGTGTCTGTCTAATGGGAAAGGATAGAGACCAAGATTTAAGCATAAGCTTCAAATAGAGCTGTAAGGTTGGAGAATTAAGGATGTGAATACAATTATGGTCAGTGTGAGGATTTCATTtaagaaaccctaacttagacatTAGGTAACCCTTAGGGCTGAAGTTAAGTGTCCAGGGTTACAGCTCAAGTGTAGAGATTAGAGAGTTTCTCACCTCTGGTCTCCTCCCAGTTCTCTAAGGCACCAAGGGCCAGGGCCGGTCAGGAAGCATCCGTTTCCTCAAAGCTGCTTCCCTACTGGGACAGAGTCTCAGTCACAAACAactaccaccaccccacccctcccctccttcccttacCGCTGTGAGCTCAGAGCAACCGGGACAAAGTGTGTGGGACAGGGAAAGCAGCTGAGAGAAGCCATGGGCTCTGGAGGAGTGGGCCTCCTGGGGACTAGGTGGCCTCTGCCTCTACTGCTTCTACTCATCATGGGTGAGTGGGGCCCTCTCTTTTCTAGCCCATGCTTCTGGATTCATAGCTGGATCCACGGTCAGCAGGACAAAAGAGGATCTCTGGTGTCTTTATTTCTCATTAGCAGTGGGAGTACCAGAGActatgatggtggtggtggtggggtatggctgtgtgtcagagagacagaaagggctaTGCAGACCCTGGCCTGTGCACACTGACCCTCTCCTCTTCTAGCTAGCTATTTGGAAATAGATATTTGCTAATATAAGCCAACTGGCAAACTCCTACACAAGACACGAAGGGGTGCAGagaatctctctttccctcctagGAGGCAAGGCTCTGGATTCTCCCCCCCAGATCCTAGTTCATCCCGAGGACCAGCTACTTCAGGGCTCCGGCCCAGCCAGGATGAGCTGCAAAGCGTCAGGCCAACCGCCTCCCACTATCCGCTGGCTGCTGAATGGGCAGCCCCTCAGCATGGCGACCCCAGACCTACATTACCTTCTGCCTGATGGGACCCTCTTGCTACGTCGGCCCCCTGTCCAGGGACGGCCCCAAGATGACCAAAACATCCTCTCAGCAGTCCTGGGCATCTACACATGTGAGGCCAGCAACCGGCTGGGCACAGCAGTGAGCCGGGGTGCTAGGCTGTCTGTGGCTGGTAAGGCTTGGGAGGGTAGACCCAGGGTGAAGTAAAGCTAGGTCGAGATGCTTGTGTCCAGGAAATATGAGGGGCTATCTGTAAAGGGAGgcctgggcgggggggggggggttcttggGAAGGAGAGCTAGGTTAAGTTAGACATAGAAGGCCAAGGAAGTGGGTATAGCAGAATGGGGAATGGGGTAAGCATGCTAGGAGATACCAGTGAAGGACtaggggggcggggcgggggagtAGACATGCTTCCTGTTGACCTGATGTCCTCCTAACAGTCCTTCAGGAGGACTTCCAGATTCAGCCTCGGGACACAGTGGTCGTGGTGGGTGAGAAGTTGGTTCTTGAGTGTGGGCCACCCTGGGGCTACCCAAAGCCTTCAGTCTCATGGTGGAAAGACGGGAAACCACTGGTCCTCCAGCCAAGGAGGCACACAGTAAGTGGAGCCCCTTTCCCCGGAACTTCATCATGTCCTGGGCACACCAAGCAACTGACCTGCCCTCCAGTTGGCATGTCCCCTGGCAGGTCTGAGGACGAGAGGGCAGTGAGACCCCAAGTTGCCCTCCAGCCTCTACGCTTCTTCTCCTCTTGAAGACGTCATGGAGTGTCTGTACTGGCAGGTGTCCGGGGATTCCCTGATGGTGGCAAGAGCAGAGAAGAATGATACAGGGACCTATATGTGTATGGCCACCAACAACGCGGGGCAACGGGAGAGCCGAGCAGCCAGGGTGTCTGTCCGGGGTAAGAACGGGAGTCAGCTAAAGTCCAACGTAAGGTCTCAGAAGATAACAGCAATGTATTGCTCCTGAGGCTGCTCGTTTCACATACGTGGGGACTTGAgtccagatctccagcacccacagaaaagcgGAGCATGGCAGCgcgtgtctataatcccagtactggggtggAGTGGAAACAGGTGGGGtccaggagccagccagccagtctggtctacacagtgagctccaggttcagtgagagaacttgtctcaaaaatcaatcatcaatcaatcaaggTAGAAAGCAATAATAAGGACTTTATTGTCAACTTTTGACTTCCATATGCATACTaaaacccacatgcacacatatgagcTTAAACCCACACACAGTGTCTAAAGTAAGGTACAGGACTCCAGTTAGTATGGTGGCCAGGTATGGGGTTCGGGTATGCAGGGCTCAGTCTGGGATTGGTGAGGCTTCCCTGTGTGAGGCTAGAATGGACACAGGAGTACTCAAGGCCTGAAAACTCTGGCAGACAAGTTTGTCCATGATGAAGCTATgtttccctcccccatcccacccctgtgTTCCCCCACAGAGTCACGGGACCACAAGGAATATCTGGAACTTCTGGCTGTTCGTATTCAGCTGGAAAACGTGACCCTGCTGAACCCAGAACCCTTGAAAGGCCCCAAGCCTGGACCAACTGTGTGGCTCAGCTGGAAGGTGAGGCGGAGGACCCAGGATGTGAGAGCCTATTCAGAGTTCAGATGAGGGATGTCATGAACTCCCCAAGCCCTTATCCTTACTCCAACTTCTTCCCAGGTGAGCGGCCCTGCTGCACCTGCTGAGTCATACACGGCCTTGTTCAGGGCCCAGAGGGACCCCAGGGACCAGGGATCTCCATGGACAGAGGTGCTGCTGGGTGGCTTGCAGAGTGCAAAGCTTGGGGGCCTCCACTGGGGCCAGGACTACGAATTCAAAGTCAGACCGTCCTCCGGCCGGGCTCGAGGCCCGGACAGCAATGTGTTGCTCCTGAGGCTGCCAGAACAAGGTCAGTGAAGGGTCCtgattgatgtgtgtgtatggggaggcGGGGGGTGTTCCTTATTTATCCTAGTCCAGTCTGGACATGCTGGGGGAGAAGAGGGGGACTCTTCTTCTGCATGGTGAAGTAAACAGCTGTAAGAAGTATCTTTCCTTGTGAGACTCTGACTCTCCATCCTCGGGTGCCTCTCGACCCTCTCAGAGTCCTCTTCTTGAGCGTTTCTAAcagtctcttccttttctccagtgCCCAGCGCCCCACCTCAAGAAGTGACCCTAAAACCTGGCAACAGCAGTGTCCTTGTGAGCTGGGCTCCACCACCCACTGAAAACCATAATGGTGTCATCCGTGGCTACCAGGTAGTCCCTACAAAAATGATACTACAAAACATCATCTGAGCCAAAAAGTGGAgggattttgcttttgttgaGCTCACGTGCTAGGGCCTACTCAGTCGGCCAGATCTCGCCACGCATTGTACAAGCTGCTGTTCATTTCATCCCACCAACAGTTTTAGGTTATCATCTCCAATTTATACATGGAAAGCCAGATTATGGTCACAGATGgaagaaacagaacagaaatCAAACGTTAGGTTGATTTGATCAAATCAAAACTTAGGCTGGGTCAGACTTAAGTCTTTAAGACAGGATTGCTcaaaatgtgggtgctggactgGCAAGAGGCGAATCACCTGGGAACTCGTTAGGAAAGCAGACTCTCAGGTCCTTTCCCAGGTCTCCTGAATCAGAAAGTGAAAACTGAGCTTGGTACCTCGATTTTAGCAAGCCTCTAGGTGACCCGAAAGCACTCTGAACCACTGGTCCTGGGTGTGTTTTAGCAGATTACCTTTGCTCCTTTATCGTCTAGAGAGAAGTCTCTCACTCGGTAGAGGAGGGGGCACAGGGATTGTGGTGTTGTTTTGTTGAGCAGCCCCCAGGAAGATGTCAGGCTTAGGAGGACCGCATGGCCATCTGCAGATGAAGGGCTCTGCTGCTGGGACGTACTAGGGGCAGCTGCTCACCTTTGCTTGTGCCCCAGGTATGGAACCTGGGCAATAATACCTCATTCCCCGCTGCCAACTGGACTGTCGTGGGTGAACAGACTCAGCTGGAGATCTCCACACGAGTGCCAGGCTCCTACTGTGTACAAGTGGCTGCGGTCACTGGTGCTGGGGCAGGAGAGCCCAGTAGCCCTGTCTGCCTCCTTTTAGGTGAGAGAAAGGTCCTATCCATATCCTTCAGCTGCCATGTCATCCTCCTGTCCCTCTTGTCTGTCGGTCCCCCATTGTCCTACTTGCCCTCTCTCTGAGCTCCACGTCCCATACAGAGCAGGCCATGGAGCAGTCGGCCCAAGATCCCAGTAAACAtgcttcctggaccctggatcaGCTGAGGGCCACCTTGAGACGGCCAGAAGTCATTGCCAGTGGTGCTGTCCTGCTCTGGCTGCTGCTACTGGGCATTGCTGTGTGTATCTACAGACGACGCAAAGCTGGGGTGCACCTGGGCCCAGGTAAGAGGAGAGCCCGCGTGTATAAGTCTCCCTGGGTCCTGCCAGAATACCAGAGGGAGGGGCTTCGATCTCTAGGAAGATGGTGGGCTCTTCACTTCTCTGTTCCCCCATTTTCTTCCAGGTCTGTACAGATACACCAGTGAGGATGCCATTTTAAAACACAGGTGAGAGCCAAAGAGAAGTCCTTAGGAAGGGCAGAGAGGTCAGGGTGAGTGGAGTCTCCGCAGAGAACTGAGTGGAGTTTTAGTCTACCCTTCTGCCAGACAGTTTAGGATCCTAGTACCTGAAGCCCTCCTGGACTCTGTGCAGCAATGAGTCTCTTCCACTGTAGCCCCCTGACAGCCGAGCAACTTGAATCATAAAACCTGAATGTTTTTGCCACCTGTCTGTTGTTCTTGTCACCTTCTCTCTCTACTCCCGTTGTTAAGTGACTAGTAGCTGGCAGGAGACCAGCACTAGTGTCTTGATTCCCCTGTGTTCCCAATATTTACCTGATAGCATGCTGTGTGTTGCCCGCCTCTTGAGCCATCCACTTGTCTTGCACATGCGGCACACTTCCAGCAGGGGGCGATCAGCCCTCAGGTCATAGATTCTTACTCACTGTGCCAAACCAGGGCCAAACAATAGGCACCTCTGCTGCAACTGCTTAACTACCAGAGCTAGCCTGTAGTCATGAGACaaaattccaagaaaacaaaacaaaacaaaaaacaattctccctcccccctcccccttccccacacCAGTGGCTGAGTTTTACACTAGAAAAACGTTTCTTCTCTTTGTCAACTTCATTAGTCTTTACGCTCTGGGTCTGAATTATTTGAGAAGCGTTTATTGAGTACCTTCTGTGTACTGGATATACCAGGCCCACGGGCTGCTCGTTTCCTTTCAGCAAGGTTCCAGGCTGCATGGCATCATGTCCTGAGTTTTTCCTTGCTCTCTGGCTTCTCTCTTCCAGCTACCTCCTGCCTCCTGAACTTTGTCTGCTCGGCTTCCCTGGGACCCCTTCCTTTGTCCTCAAGGGGAATTCTATTGAGATCAgttcatccatttattttatttatttatttatttttgaatagtCTCCACTCACCAGGAACTTGCAgacaggcagggacaggcagggacaggcagggGAACAACCTGGAGCTGGATATGCAGTATGACCCAGATGCAGGGAGGGGAATAGagaaacaggaggaagaggagcccaCATGTACCCTGTGGAGAAGAGTATGGAGTGGGAGAAATCGCTGGCTATATtcacagggaaatgcaaaccgtTGTTCTGGCTGGGATACCTGGTATCAGAACAAAGGATAAGGTTTGAAATCTGGAAGCCAGACCACGGAAGATGCCCTGGGAGGCATCTGAACTCTATCTTGGTAAATAGGGAGCGGCTGAAGCCTCTAGCGGAGAAGTAGTGTTATCAAATCGCTGCTCTTGAAGGATAATTCAGACAGCTGGAGGCCAACACTGACCACAGCAAGCTTCTATTCTGCGAGCAGAGTAATTCAGGATTTCCTCAGCTCAGTATGCAGCATCAGTCCTATAGGCAGGCTCTCTTTGTCACCATTTAACAGCTGAGGAAACAGTGTGGCTCAGAGAGACCAATAGATTTAGTTCTTGGGTTGCACAGCTGAACTATGACAGGTAGAGATTTTCAAGCCATGTTTCAAGCtccattttgttc
Encoded proteins:
- the Robo4 gene encoding roundabout homolog 4, translated to MGSGGVGLLGTRWPLPLLLLLIMGGKALDSPPQILVHPEDQLLQGSGPARMSCKASGQPPPTIRWLLNGQPLSMATPDLHYLLPDGTLLLRRPPVQGRPQDDQNILSAVLGIYTCEASNRLGTAVSRGARLSVAVLQEDFQIQPRDTVVVVGEKLVLECGPPWGYPKPSVSWWKDGKPLVLQPRRHTVSGDSLMVARAEKNDTGTYMCMATNNAGQRESRAARVSVRESRDHKEYLELLAVRIQLENVTLLNPEPLKGPKPGPTVWLSWKVSGPAAPAESYTALFRAQRDPRDQGSPWTEVLLGGLQSAKLGGLHWGQDYEFKVRPSSGRARGPDSNVLLLRLPEQVPSAPPQEVTLKPGNSSVLVSWAPPPTENHNGVIRGYQVWNLGNNTSFPAANWTVVGEQTQLEISTRVPGSYCVQVAAVTGAGAGEPSSPVCLLLEQAMEQSAQDPSKHASWTLDQLRATLRRPEVIASGAVLLWLLLLGIAVCIYRRRKAGVHLGPGLYRYTSEDAILKHRMDHSDSPWLADTWRSTSGSRDLSSSSSLSSRLGVDPRDPLDGRRSLISWDPRSPGVPLLPDTSTFYGSLIAEQPSSPPVRPSPRTPAARRLPSKLAGTSSPWASSDSLCSRRGLYSPRMSLAPAEVWKAKKKQELHQANSSPLLRGSHPMEIWAWELGSRASKNLSQSPGPKSCSPGEAPRGVVAWHALGPQHQRNSNELATRPLPPTPLSLCGTPSRDPQTQCVEKPQAPASDPRTAAPLSILSSSRPASPQASFLSCPSPASSNLSSSSLSSLEEDQDSVLTPEEVALCLELSEGEETPRNSVSPMPRAPSPPTTYGYISIPTSSGLADMGRAGGGVGSEVGNLLCPPRPCPTPTPSEGSLANGWGSASEDNAPSARASLVSSSDGSFLADAHFARALAVAVDSFGFGLEPREADCVFTDASSPPSPRDDLSLTRSFSLPLWEWRPDWLEDAEVSHTQRLGRGLPPWPPDFRVSSHRSQLSGAVPKAGDSS